A region of Plasmodium falciparum 3D7 genome assembly, chromosome: 12 DNA encodes the following proteins:
- a CDS encoding syntaxin, Qa-SNARE family yields the protein MEVIYRNITNTYFDYRREIKKKKNRFKLRAYEKLDEDEDTGKENLLNENEDLEMQEQSMLPPYWIEKIEECSEDINNMKTKLIQLQKLQKNKLLNALNNDETLTENITQLSSNITFLIKNCEQKIQSVSSKDYDKDKNNIIEKLKNNAKSSLLSQLQSLSQTFHKNQKSYIKEFKKMSNAYDDLQQYQNFNEQNELLYQQEEQQHSSVNMNKRNSDLKKIADTVVDLHTIFKELSVMLVDQGSLLDQIDYNMEASLDKSEKGINKLKIIEKRENDKIAKKCVSYLTTLIFVLLFLIIIKHLY from the coding sequence ATGGaagttatatatagaaatattacaaatacaTATTTCGATTATAGGagagaaataaaaaagaaaaaaaacagatTTAAATTAAGAGCATATGAAAAATTAGATGAAGATGAAGATAcaggaaaagaaaatttattaaatgaaaatgaagatTTGGAAATGCAAGAACAAAGCATGTTACCTCCTTATTGGATAGAAAAAATTGAAGAATGTTcagaagatataaataatatgaaaacaaaattaatacaacttcaaaaattacaaaaaaataaactttTAAATGctttaaataatgatgaaacaCTTACAGAAAATATAACACAATTATCCTCAAAcataacatttttaataaaaaattgtgAACAAAAAATTCAAAGTGTGTCTTCAAAAGATtatgataaagataaaaataatataattgaaAAACTTAAGAATAATGCTAAAAGTAGCTTACTTTCTCAGCTACAATCATTATCACAAACATTTcataaaaatcaaaaaagttatataaaagaatttaaaaaaatgtctAATGCATATGATGACCTTCAACAATATCAAAACTTcaatgaacaaaatgaattACTTTATCAGCAAGAAGAACAACAACACTCATCAGttaatatgaacaaaagGAATAGTGACTTGAAAAAAATTGCTGATACTGTAGTAGATCTTCACACaatatttaaagaattatCAGTTATGTTAGTTGATCAAGGATCCTTATTAGATCAAATCGATTATAATATGGAAGCATCCTTGGACAAAAGTGAAAAAGGAATAAACAAATTGaaaattatagaaaaaagagaaaatgataaaatagcAAAAAAATGTGTTTCATACCTTACGacattaatttttgttttattatttttaattataatcaaACATTTGTATTGA
- a CDS encoding ubiquitin-conjugating enzyme E2, putative — protein sequence MWYDNERIVEEEGISRLLVGRTFAYFPKYVDGKNNSISSESKENLDSIDNITYDNKEYVLITQRLGRTIIPLNPELLAQSTFDQDIIDGYLNEIHKNVHNYSILTEYSFLMNEIPRNFYCLPQIDNLLIWDVFIMLYSTVYKNAKLKLQIRLSHNYPNTCPEVFFITPIFHPLVNIQTGKLNLGTSLSNWDPSCHYMSLIFLYIKNLFYLQEEYNKETVENQEALFLLNNDKDEFIKNVQKYINQGNKKIYDHMENCMFNFNQKEEHIEIKDKLENIKTDQVCARKAEAFVHWLINEYSMENTNGDGDTTNEDDNNINGDDNNINGDDNNINGDDNNINGDENSINGYENNINGDENNINGDDNNINGDDNNINGDENSINGYENNINGDDNNINGDENNINGDDNNINGDDNNINVDENNINEDENNKENIKRDDTNEEYNQNDNINVEKYSMDNYINNVSTNE from the coding sequence ATGTGGTATGATAATGAACGAATTGTAGAAGAAGAAGGAATTAGCAGATTATTAGTTGGAAGAACGTTTGCATATTTCCCAAAATATGTAGAtggtaaaaataatagtataaGTAGTGAGAGTAAAGAGAATTTAGATAGTatagataatataacatatgataataaagaatatgtattaataacaCAAAGATTAGGTAGAACCATAATACCATTAAACCCTGAATTATTAGCACAATCTACATTTGATCAAGATATTATTGATGGgtatttaaatgaaatacataaaaatgtacATAATTATTCTATACTAACAGAATATTCATTTCTTATGAATGAAATACCAAgaaatttttattgtttaccACAAAtagataatttattaatatgggatgtttttataatgttatatagtactgtatataaaaatgcaaaattaaaattacaaATACGTTTAAGTCATAATTATCCAAATACATGTCCAGaagtattttttataacacCCATCTTTCATCCTTTAGTTAATATTCAAACAGGAAAATTAAATTTAGGCACTAGTCTCTCGAACTGGGATCCTAGTTGCCATTATATGtctcttatatttttatacataaaaaaccttttttatttacaagaggaatataataaagaaacgGTAGAAAATCAAGAAGcgctttttttattaaacaatgataaagatgaatttattaaaaatgttcaaaaatatataaatcagggtaataaaaaaatatatgatcatATGGAAAATTGTATGTTTAATTTTAATCAAAAGGAAGAACATATTGAAATAAAGGATAAGTTGGAAAATATTAAGACTGATCAGGTATGTGCTAGAAAGGCTGAGGCTTTTGTACACTGGTTGATCAATGAATATTCGATGGAAAACACAAATGGAGATGGAGACACCACAAATGAAGATGACAACAATATAAATGGTGATGACAACAATATAAATGGAGATGACAACAATATAAATGGTGATGACAACAATATAAATGGTGATGAGAACAGTATAAATGGTTATGAGAACAATATAAATGGAGATGAGAACAATATAAATGGTGATGACAACAATATAAATGGTGATGACAACAATATAAATGGTGATGAGAACAGTATAAATGGTTATGAGAACAATATAAATGGAGATGACAACAATATAAATGGAGATGAGAACAATATAAATGGAGATGACAACAATATAAATGGTGATGACAACAATATAAATGTTGatgagaataatataaatgaagacGAGAACAATAAGGAAAACATAAAAAGGGATGATACAAATGAGGAATACAatcaaaatgataatataaatgttgaaaaatattcaatggataattatataaataatgttagtacaaatgaataa
- a CDS encoding dolichyl-diphosphooligosaccharide--protein glycosyltransferase subunit OST5, putative: MNATENNSVDLEPFNSILDRKYFPYFFFLFEIYSIISIFCLFDYNNVNRTKQSIKTNLILCFMASINIGLSIYFLLLYFDVCV, from the coding sequence ATGAATGCTACTGAAAATAATTCTGTAGATTTAGAACCTTTTAACTCCATATTAGACCGAAAATactttccatatttttttttcctatttgaaatatattccattataagtattttttgtttatttgattataataatgtaaacaGAACAAAACAAAGTATAAAAACGAAccttattttatgttttatggCATCTATTAATATAGGGCtttccatatattttttattattatattttgatgtTTGTGTTTGA
- a CDS encoding translation initiation factor SUI1, putative, which translates to MNLAIQNLGINDPFTNENIVDKGNGKSNATNLIHIRNQQRNGRKSVTTVQGLGKTFDLKKMVRALKKEFNCNGTIIEDIEHGSIIQLQGDKRNNVKEFLIREGICALEHIRIHGA; encoded by the exons ATGAACCTCGCTATACAGAATCTTGGTATTAATGACCCCTttacaaatgaaaatattgtCGATAAGGGGAATGGTAAATCCAACGCGACGAATTTAATAC ATATTAGAAATCAACAAAGAAATGGTAGAAAAAGTGTTACTACAGTACAAGGATTAGGAAAAACATTTGATTTGAAAAAGATGGTTAGAGCCTTAAAAAAG gAATTTAATTGTAATGGAACAATTATTGAAGATATTGAGCATGGTTCAATTATTCAACTTCAAGGCGATAAAAGAAACAACGTTAAAGAGTTTCTAATAAGAGAAGGAATTTGCGCATTAGAGCACATACGTATACACGGTGcttaa
- a CDS encoding zinc finger protein, putative encodes MSKKRKSYENDEDVYDNKRNKKNVASSIDSYGRKVWDKEYYQKKVDEKVENDEDELILKLLPDLKKKSKLEPPPPSERKLLEERKENLLLEKNLGKVQILTQKTPKNEQGGYYCKICDCVLKDSQTYLDHINGKNHNRMLGYSMKVKKVTLDDVKKRLSLLKDKKQNKTEDVEKDPYEDAKKNLKDMQEDEERRIQKRKEKKMLKKLEKEKKKNENENENNDEESDNMNMMFKEMGLPTSFV; translated from the coding sequence ATGagcaaaaaaagaaagagttatgaaaatgatgaggacgtttatgataataaaaggaATAAGAAAAACGTTGCCTCAAGTATTGATAGTTATGGAAGAAAAGTTTGGGATAAAGAATATTATCAAAAGAAGGTTGATGAAAAAGTTGAGAATGATGAGGatgaattaatattaaaattgttgccggatctaaaaaaaaaatctaaaCTTGAGCCGCCTCCACCATCGGaaagaaaattattagaagaaagaaaagaaaatttattattagaaaaaaatttagGTAAAGTTCAAATTTTAACTCAGAAAACCCCTAAAAATGAACAAGGAGGCTATTATTGTAAAATATGTGATTGTGTTCTTAAAGATTCACAAACATATTTAGATCACATTAATGGAAAGAATCATAATAGAATGTTAGGTTATAGTATGAAGGTAAAAAAAGTTACTTTAGATGATGTAAAAAAAAGGTTAAGCCTTCTTAAAGATAagaaacaaaacaaaacagaGGATGTTGAAAAAGATCCATATGAAGATGCtaagaaaaatttaaaagatatgCAAGAAGATGAGGAAAGGAGAATCCAAAAACGAAAGGAAAAGAAGATGCTAAAGAAAttagaaaaggaaaaaaagaaaaacgaaaatgaaaatgaaaataacgATGAAGAATCGGACAATATGAATATGATGTTCAAAGAGATGGGACTACCGACCTcctttgtataa
- a CDS encoding glucose inhibited division protein a homologue, putative: MFIIIIFFEMFIRFNKFLKLKVSFYSLLLLLLFIIYIFFFCSPCYAYNFSKVKQTFLWPYSPPKIKRGNHLKSSQISEKCPCNNVKKNYDVIVIGGGHSGCEASYISAKSNAMTLLVTQNKETIGEMSCNPSIGGIGKGILVKEIDALGGLMGKVIDKSGIHFKILNMKKGLAVRGHRAQADRDLYNYYMKEYLYNTPNLDILENSVQSLLIDTYEDKNNNNDNINDYNNNVKKKKIYGIKNKCSCEIYSHNVILTTGTFLGGICHIGKDKYIGGRIKRLINNFDLKMKKGNIESIKTNDEPIIKQDKLKKINQNGESTINNMHNNYNEDNKKYINYEENLNIPFEKLIESSTKNIAQQLRENNFEIKRMKTGTPPRLDINSINFHVLEREDTEKDYPFYFSFLNMNKINNNKTLPCYKTYTNLKTHELVRNNLAQLPDYDSFDKFGNGPRYCPSIAKKVMKFSEKKKHIIWIEPEGFNNKLIYPNGLSSAYPIHIQKDIINSIKGLENAQIVFPAYDVEYYYVNPKCLNYTLETKNVKGLFLAGQICGTTGYEEAACQGIVAGINAALNSKKDNNKYNNNNNNENNNNHNINNDEVNKFILKRNESYIGVLIHDLINKGITEPYRMFTSRAEYRLFLRPDNCDIRLTPKANQLGIVSKERIYMLRQKYSSVNKFIYVFKKILINEDNPNSTYENMNKSNTYINETKEIKKNIKHNVNQELQHIDKLNPNNLIYSKNDNNHINTIETNIREKQFEASNNYNKQNDELLQTYNHIDNEKNILKKENKLSLNTKLFNSKNNSNINYTHHDNKNIKSLYNILKSGVEYPLNDLLHGIKNLHNQEQFKNYLSKHIYSLDIYKDIYTRDPSFFNSDDVLINIATLETACAEIKYSSYLKKQFQEIRKINDNFDLVIPRDLKYDRNNFPYLSNEEIEKLNKFKPQTLFEANKIEGVTMSAVNYLYYHIKYERRKENKS; encoded by the exons atgtttataattattattttttttgaaatgttTATAAggtttaataaatttttaaaacttAAAGTGtcattttattctttattattattattattgttcattatatatatattttttttttgttcccCTTGCTACGCTTATAACTTTTCAAAGGTAAAGCAGACATTTTTATGGCCATACTCTCCCCCcaa aataaAAAGAGGAAACCATTTAAAATCTTCACAAATCTCAGAAAAATGCCCATGTAACAATGTTAAAAAGAATTATGACGTTATCGTCATAGGAGGAGGACACAGCGGGTGTGAAGCCAGCTATATTAGCGCAAAATCAAATGCAATGACTTTACTAGTAACtcaaaataaagaaacaaTCGGTGAAATGTCATGCAACCCTTCTATCGGTGGTATAGGGAAAGGTATACTTGTTAAAGAAATTGATGCGTTAGGTGGATTAATGGGTAAAGTCATTGATAAAAGTGGTATACActtcaaaatattaaatatgaagaaaGGTCTAGCCGTAAGAGGACACAGAGCACAAGCAGATAgagatttatataattattatatgaaagaatatttatataatacaccGAATTTAGATATCTTGGAAAATTCAGTTCAATCTTTATTAATAGATACAtatgaagataaaaataataataatgataatattaatgattataataataatgtaaaaaaaaaaaaaatttatggaattaaaaataaatgttctTGTGAAATATATTCACATAATGTAATTTTAACTACCGGTACCTTTTTAGGTGGTATATGTCATATAGGTAAAGACAAATATATAGGAGGTCGAATTAAAAGgctaattaataattttgacttaaaaatgaaaaaaggaaatatagaAAGTATTAAAACAAATGATGAACCTATTATAAAACAAGATAAACTAAAGAAGATTAATCAAAATGGTGAATctacaataaataatatgcataataattataatgaagataataaaaaatatataaattatgaagaAAACCTTAATATACCATTTGAAAAATTAATTGAATCATCTACGAAAAATATTGCACAACAATTAAgagaaaataattttgaaataaaaagaatgaaaaCTGGAACACCTCCAAGATTAGATATTAATAGTATTAATTTTCATGTGTTAGAAAGAGAAGATACTGAAAAGGATTATCCAttctatttttcttttttaaatatgaataaaataaataataacaagaCTTTGCCTtgttataaaacatatacaaATCTAAAAACACATGAACTGGTTCGAAATAATTTAGCACAATTACCAGATTATGATTCATTTGATAAATTTGGTAATGGACCTCGATATTGCCCTTCAATAGCAAAAAAGGTTATGAAATTcagtgaaaaaaaaaaacatatcatATGGATAGAACCAGAAGggtttaataataaattaatttatccGAATGGTTTAAGTTCTGCTTATCCAATACATATTcaaaaagatattataaattcaATAAAAGGATTAGAAAATGCACAGATCGTTTTTCCTGCCTATGAtgttgaatattattatgttaatCCTAAATGTTTAAATTATACCTTAGAAACAAAAAATGTTAAAGGTCTATTTCTAGCAGGACAAATCTGTGGTACTACAGGATATGAAGAAGCAGCTTGTCAAGGAATTGTTGCAGGAATAAATGCAGCTCTAAATTctaaaaaggataataataaatacaataataataataataatgaaaataataataatcacaatattaataatgatgaggTCAATAAGTTTATTcttaaaagaaatgaaagtTATATAGGTGTTTTAATTCatgatttaattaataaaggTATTACAGAACCTTATAGAATGTTTACCTCAAGAGCTGAATATAGATTATTTCTTAGACCCGATAATTGTGATATTAGGCTAACACCTAAAGCTAATCAATTAGGTATAGTATCAAAGGAACGCATTTATATGTTAAGACAAAAATATAGTTctgtaaataaatttatttatgtttttaagaaaatactaataaatgaagataatCCAAATTCCacatatgaaaatatgaacaaatctaatacatatattaatgaaacgaaagaaataaaaaagaatataaaacacAATGTAAATCAAGAACTACAACATATAGACAAATTAAATcctaataatttaatatatagtaaaaatgataataatcatattaataCTATAGAAACTAATATAAGGGAAAAACAATTTGAAGCAtctaataattataacaaacAAAATGATGAACTTTTACAgacatataatcatatagataatgaaaaaaatattttaaaaaaggaaaataaattatctcTTAATACAAAACTATTTAATTCTAAAAATAACagtaatataaattacacacatcatgataataaaaatattaaatctttatataatatattaaaaagtggAGTGGAATATCCATTAAATGATTTACTACAtggaataaaaaatttacataatcaagaacaatttaaaaattatttatcaaAGCATATATACtcattagatatatataaagacaTCTATACTCGTGATCCATCCTTTTTTAATTCGGACgatgtattaataaatatagcaACATTAGAAACAGCCTGTGCAGAGATCAAATATTCTTCTTATTTGAAAAAGCAGTTTCaagaaataagaaaaattaacGACAACTTTGATTTAGTTATTCCTAGAGATTTAAAATATGAcag GAATAATTTCCCATACCTATCAAACGAAGAAATTGAAAAACTGAATAAATTTAAACCCCAAACCTTATTTGAAGCCAATAAAATTGAAGGAGTAACCATGAGCGCTGTTAATTATTTGTACTAccatattaaatatgaaaGAAGGAAAGAAAACAAAAGTTAA
- a CDS encoding vacuolar-sorting protein SNF7, putative, which produces MRFWFSKKKNSPEYSDNKKKNNDEIYKAILKNREAIDALEKKQVQVEKKIKQLEIEAKQKVQNNQMNSAKILLKRKKLYEQEIENILNNRLTLEDNMINLENMHLHKIAVSALSYAANTHKKLNNEINPQKVEKIIDTIQENKDMQEEINQALSFNLINNVDDDEIDKELNLLKEQSLEEKLSAKVNNIPAIPNENINVPNKERQNVNFNEESDDEELKELIGEMT; this is translated from the exons ATGAGATTTTGgttttccaaaaaaaaaaatagtccTGAATatagtgataataaaaaaaagaacaat GATGAAATATACAAAgctattttaaaaaataggGAAGCCATAGATGCTTTAGAAAAGAAGCAAGTACAAGtggagaaaaaaattaag caACTGGAAATTGAGGCAAAACAGAAAGTTCAAAATAATCAAATGAACAGTGCCAAAATATTATTGAAACGAAAAAAATTGTATGAACaagaaatagaaaatattttaaataatagatTAACTTTAGAAgataatatgataaatttaGAAAATATGCATTTACATAAAATTGCAGTTAGTGCATTGTCCTATGCAGCTAATACACACAAAAAGCTTAACAATGAAAT TAATCCCCAAAAAGTGGAAAAAATTATTGACACAAtacaagaaaataaagatatgcAAGAAGAAATTAACCAAGCCTTAAGTTTCAACCTCATAAATAACGTAGATGAt gACGAAATCGATAAGGAACTCAATTTATTGAAAGAGCAAAGCTTGGAAGAAAAATTGA GTGCTAAAGTTAATAATATACCCGCAATACCAAACG aaaatattaatgttCCAAATAAGGAAAGACAAAATGTAAACTTTAACGAAGAG TCTGACGACGAAGAGTTAAAAGAACTTATTGGAGAAATGACCTAA
- a CDS encoding mitochondrial import inner membrane translocase subunit TIM13, putative: protein MDLSSLPTDDNLDDKKRAAVLLSLQEIVQKQKENVKVMDICFNKCVSKIGPKLSSSEQKCIWDCANSYFYTNVFLNQRLEQMTKILKSNSDYTNL, encoded by the exons atggacCTTTCCTCTTTACCTACAGATGATAATCTTGACGACAAAAAGAGAGCAGCA GTTTTATTAAGTCTGCAAGAAATTGTACagaaacaaaaagaaaatgtaaaGGTTATGgatatttgttttaataaatgtgTTTCAAAAATTGGACCAAAATTAAGTTCAAGTGaacaaaaatgtatatgGGATTGTGCAAATAGCTATTTTTATACTAACGTTTTCTTAAATca gcGCTTGGAACAGATGACAAAGATTTTAAAATCAAATAGTGACTACACaaacttataa